A window from Engraulis encrasicolus isolate BLACKSEA-1 chromosome 11, IST_EnEncr_1.0, whole genome shotgun sequence encodes these proteins:
- the nrarpa gene encoding notch-regulated ankyrin repeat-containing protein A, giving the protein MSQAEVSTLSAPQRVFQEAVKKGNTKELHSLLQNMTNCEFNVNSFGPEGQTALHQSVIDGNLELVKLLVKFGADIRLANREGWSALHIAAFGGHQDIVLYLITKAKYSSGTR; this is encoded by the coding sequence ATGAGCCAAGCCGAGGTATCGACGCTCTCAGCCCCGCAGAGAGTCTTCCAGGAGGCGGTGAAGAAGGGCAACACCAAGGAGCTCCACTCGCTCCTCCAAAACATGACCAACTGCGAGTTCAACGTCAACTCGTTCGGTCCCGAAGGACAGACGGCGCTGCACCAGTCGGTCATCGACGGCAACCTGGAGCTCGTGAAGCTTCTCGTGAAGTTCGGCGCCGATATCCGCCTGGCCAACCGGGAGGGTTGGAGCGCGCTGCACATCGCAGCCTTCGGTGGACATCAAGATATTGTCCTCTACCTCATCACGAAGGCCAAGTACTCCTCTGGCACGCGGTGA